The region CACATATCAAAAAATGATGTCCTTTCGCAGCTAAAATGTTTGTAAACTGATAAATCGATATGGCAACTCCATCAATTTTGGGAAGGAACGTATCTGTAAAAATGGCAATCCTCATATTACATTATTACCATATTACATACTATACATGCTATACATGGCAATAAAACGCTCTAATTCTCTTTTAAGAGGTTGTATATAAAAAAACTCTGAAATCAACTTTAAAGTCAAATACAAAATAAGATTAATCATGATAGATAAGAATGAAAACAATAGGATTTTCGAAGCTCCCACGTTCCAATGTTTTTCTTCACGTCTAAATATCCATTTAAACGCATTTTTGATTAACTTCAATCGTATTAATTCCATCAAAATCAAAATCAAAGCAGTAGGAATAGTAAACTTCATCAAGATGGGAAAAAACGAAAAGAAAACGAGAATCAAGGCAATGAAAAGAAAAAAATAAAAGTAAAACCACTTCAGTAGTTTCATAAATTTTGTGTTACTTTCCCACGAAACTCAATGGGGATGTTGAATTTACTGATATCCACATCTGCAAATTGGAATTCCAAGTTTCCCTTCAATAAATAGGAACTCTTGGGATTCTTTAGGAATTTTGTTATTGTTTCCGGATCGGGTAATTCCATCGTAAGATCAATCATTTGCTTTGTATCAAAAGTGGTTTGAATAGGTTGGAATTTTATGATTTCTTGATCTGCTAAGGTGAAAGCAATGTTATTAGCTTGGAGAAAAAACTTACTACCTCCTTGATTTTGAATGTTTAGTTTTGCTATGAGTTTCATTTTTGGAATTCCAATTGGGAAACCATCCATCCTTACCCTTTCGATTTGTAGTTCGATGTCTTCTAATTCTACTTTGGGGACAAAAGAAGGAATGGTTTTCTCTATTGTAAATGGAACATAGATTTGCTTTGGTAGACCTGGAACGTTTAAATGAAGCATGGTTCCACCATCAAGACTCAAAGTCAATTTCGGTTGGTTGAGAAAGGTTTGGATGGTTTTGTATAAATCTTGATATCGGATTTCTACAAATAAAGGCAGGTTTACTGAGGATTTAGCTGCCACTTTGAATTTTCCTGATTCTATTTTGCTTAGGAATTGTTGATTGATTTTCACATCAAAGTTGAGTTTGGTTTCAGGTAATCCAAATCGGTAGTGATTAATAAAGTCAGTATCTACTTTGATCACGAATTTTTGTAGACTCGCATCATAAAGAGAAACATCTCGTATTTTAAATTCAGGCTCTTTGGGCATAAAGAGTTTTTGTATCAGAAGGCATGAAGAAAAAAACAAAAATAAAAATAGAATCCAAAGTCGATATACTTTCATTTTCCCTCCTTAAATTTGGAGTTTTGAGATTGTTTTTTTAAAAAAAATTGTGTCAAGAACAAACAAAAAAGCTCAAGGTATATACAATACAAAAAATTGATTGTTATTTAAGTATAACTCAAAAGAGTATTCATAATGAATATAACGAAAACGAATCTTTTGAGAATTATATCTATTATTGCAGTATTAATCATCCATGCGACTCATACAGCTCAAAAACACTATTCTGAACATTTACAAATTTTTAGTTGGGATTTTTTCTATGTGTTGATCAATCAGATTGCGAGATTTTGTGTTCCTGTGTTTGTTATTCTGTCAGGATATGGTTTGTATGCAAGGTATGGTGATAGTTCTATTTCTTTCTCTATAAAGGAGTTTTATAAACGAAGAACTATAAGAATTGTTTTACCATTTCTTTTTTGGACATTAGTGATTCTTTTATGGCAAAGTAAAAATGGCTTTCACGACTTTCTAAGTAAACTTATATATTACCTCACCATTACGGGGATAGACTATCATTTTTATTTTTTTATTATCATTATTCAGATGTATATATTGTTTCCCTTACTAAGAAAGGTTCACAGCCACTGGTTGCTTATTCTTCTGCTCGTGTTTCAATTATCTACGTATTCTCCCTCGTATGATATATATCGAATGCTTGGATTTTCTTATCCTATTTTTCCATCGACTTTTTTTGGTTCTTGGTTGTTTTATTTTTATTTGGGTATCTACTTGAGGCAAAATCAAGATAAAATCATTAAAACTATAGATTTTAAAAAAAAGATCATTTTGATTATTTTTGCCATCATCTCGTTTTCCTGGATCATTGGTGAATATATCCAAAAATCAGAATCCAAAATAGAATTTTTTCACTTCGATCATTTCCATCGCTATTCAGTCCTTATCTATTCCGTGAGTGTGTTTCTTCTGTTTTATTCAGCACAAATTGATTCATGGCTTCATAAATACAAAGCTCCTATTGATTTACTGGCTTCTCTGTCTTTTGGCGTGTATATTTTTCATACGTGGATACTTAGGATTTTAGATGTTTATATTTATGAATTTGTATTAATAAAAACGATTTTGTTGATTGTGTTTAGTTTTTCGTTTATGTATATCGTCATGAAACTTTTTGATCATTTAGAAAAGAACATGACTTCATATTTTACATCAAAAACTATAGACTTTTTTAAATCCATCATGGGTCTATAAAATTTAATTCTTTAAAGTATTAAATTATAAATTTTTTTCAAACCAAGATTTAATATTATTGACTATGAAAATAGACAAAATATTTCTTATTTAAGAGAAAGCAATCTATGAATTGAGATTCGATTTCAGTTTAAAGACTGGAGGACAAGGTGGTAAAAAAGATAAATAATGAACAAGCTAGATTGCCTCTGAAAAGTGATTGCTTAAGGAAGCTTGTGTTTTTTTTCGTTATTTATCAACCTCTCAACCTTTTCCTAAGGGCCCTTAGCTCAGTCGGTCAGAGCAGGAGACTCATAATCTCTTGGTCCCAGGTTCGAGTCCTGGAGGGCCCATTTTATGCTTGAAAATTCAATTTTTTTAAAAAATATGCATCATAGGAGTATAAGCTATGTCAACAAAACCATTAGACTATGATAATCAAATAGTGCGTTGGTGGGTGATATCAGGGATTGTTTGGGGTATAGCTGCGATGCTGGTTGGGGTCATTATTGCTTTTCAAATGGTTTATCCCAACTTGAATTTTCCCCCATATTTGACCTTTGGAAGATTAAGACCAGTCCATACGAACGGGATCATTTTTGGTTTCACTCTCAGTATCATCACAGCAAGTATGTATTATGCTTTCCCAAGATTGTTGAAAACAGAGATTTTCTCTAAAACATTATCAAGAATTCACTTCTGGTTGTATCAACTTACGATTGTGCTAGCAGTGGTAACTCTTCTGGGTGGTATCACGCAAAGTAAAGAGTATCATGAATTAGAATGGCCTATTGACCTTTTAATAGTTGTTTGGTGGGTGATCTTTGCCATCAATATATTTGGAACTATCTGGAAAAGACAAGAAAAGAGATTGTATGTAGCCATCTGGTTCTTCTCTTCCATGCTTATTGGGGTGGCAATGCTTTATATAGTGAACGGTTTAGTAATGCCAGTTTCTTTTTGGAAGTCATATTCCATTTATGCTGGAATTACAGATGCAAACATCCAATGGTGGTATGGACACAATGCAGTAGCATTCGTTTTGACCTATCCAATCTTGGGAATGATGTATTTCTATTTGCCAAAACACACCAGGTTACCCATTTTTAGCCACAGAGTTTCAATTGTTCACTTCTGGGGTTTGATCTTCGTTTATATGTGGGCTGGACCTCACCATTTGTTGTATTCTGCAGTACCTAACTGGTTGCAAACTTTAGGAATGTTGTTTAGCTTAATGTTAATTGCTCCTTCATGGGGTGGTATGTTGAATGGTTTCATGACCTTAACACAAGCTAAGGAAAAACTCAGGACAGATGCAACCTTAAAATTCATGTTGGTCGCAATTACGTTCTATGGAATGTCAACATTCGAAGGTCCAATGATGTCTATTCGAAGTGTGAACGTAATTGCCCATAACACAGACTGGGTAATAGGACACGTTCACAGTGGTGGCTTAGGATGGGTTGCCGGAATGTGTTTTGCAGCGATTTACTACTTGGTTCCTCGATTGTGGAATACAAAGCTATATAGTGAAAAATTAGCAGAATTACATTTCTGGGTAGCAACCATAGGTATATTACTATATATAGTTTCCATGTGGGTATCTGGTGTAACAGAAGGTTTAATGTGGCGAGCTGTAGATGAAACAGGAGCCCTCATGTATCCCAACTGGGTTGAAATTGTCCAACAATTGGCACCATATAGACTCATTCGTGCTATTGGTGGAACATTGTTCTTGAGTGGTGTGTTAATTATGGTTTACAATGTTGCAATGACCATTAAAAATGCTGGTGCTGGTTTCGAATACGTAGATCTACGAGAAGGAGTAAAAGTAGCTTAATTTTTTCCAAACAATTGTGGGTGGTTGGGGTGGGAATTTTGATTATAAAAAAGGAGGTTATATATGGCACATCATGAGCATGAAGAAAAAAACTTGCAATGGTATGAAAAGTTAAGTCATAAAGTAGAAGATAAAATGGTATTGTTGGTTTGGATTTTCGTTTTTGCCCTAATAGGTGGCTTGGTTGAAATTCCTCCATTCTTCTTAATGGGAGAAGTAAAAGGACCTGTCAATATCACGCCTTACAATGCATTAGAATTAGCAGGTAGAAATGTCTATCAAGAAGAAGGTTGTTTTTACTGCCACACTCAGATGATTCGACCCTTTAAGTGGGAAACCGATCGGTGGGATCGAAACCGAGAATACGGACCTGAACCCTATTCTAAAGCTTACGAATACGTATACGAACGACCTTTCTTGTGGGGTTCGAAAAGAACTGGTCCAGATCTGTGGCATGAATATAGTTTAAACAATAACCCCGAATGGCACAAAGCACATCTGATTAATCCTCAAGAAACATCTCCTGGTTCAGTGATGCCACAATATCCACATTTATTTGAAACGCCTGTTAACATAGAAGAAACAGTGGCAAGTATGAAAGCTCTAAAAGCCCTTGGTGTACCATACACAGATGAGGAAATTCAAAAAGCTCCTGAGATGCTACAGGGAAAAACGAAAGGAGATGCTTTAGTTGCATATCTCTTGAAGTTAGGAAGAGATACAATACAAAAATAATCATATGGAAAACATCGATTGGGTCGGAATTTACAAAGGTTTAAGGCTCCCAATTTTGGGGGTCTTATTCTTGGTGATTGTCTGGTATATTTTTCGTCCTTCAAAGAAAAAAGACTTTGAGGATGTCAAATATACTGCTATTGATGATGATTAACATTATCGCTATAATACTTTAAATTAAAAGGAGGTTTTTATGTTCAACGAATATCGAGACGATGATTATGAAGTCACTGATAAAACAGGTTGGTTACCTGTTTGGTGGATGATGATTTTGTATGGAACCGTGGCATTTTCGATTGTCTATATTATATACATGCACGGAATTGCAGGATGGTCTCAAGAACAACAATATGAAGAGGAAGTAGCATTGTACAAAAAGCTCCATCCTGAAGTTGTAGCTCAACTCAATGATGATGGTTCTAACCCATTAAGAGGTGACTCAAAAGCAATAGCAGAAGGTGAGAAAATTTATCAACAATACTGTGCAGCATGTCACAAACCTGATCTATCTGGCATTGTGGGACCTAATCTAAAAGATAATCAATGGCTTCATGCTGAGAATGGCGTAATGACAGACAAAATTGTGTATAATTTGATTATGGAAGGAATTTCAGAAAATCAAATCAAACAAAACCCACCAAAAGGTCCTATGCCTGCCCATAAAAATAGCTTAGGTTCTGCAAAAATCCTACAAGTGATGGCTTTTTTAGCAGCTCAAAACCCATCATTACAACCTAAATAAAAAAATTTTACAATATCGAGGCAATTATATAGCCTCGATTTTTTTTTGTTTTTATATGGATAATAGAGAACGAAATCGGAAAATAAATAAGGAGTTAAGAAATGGTAATAGCGAGACCCATTAATGGAAGACACAGAAAAATTAAAGACAAGATAAAGATAGTCCTTTTTGCTATTTTTTTTATCCTTCCGTTTATAAGAATTGACGGAATACCATTAATTTTATTGGATATACCAGCTAGAAAATTTTATGTTTTTGGTTTTATTATATGGCCTCAAGAAATGTATTTTTTGCACATTATACTTTTGTTTTTAGGTTTTAGTTTATTCTTTTGGACTGCATTAGCAGGAAGGCTTTGGTGTGGATATGCATGCCCTCAGACTTTATTTACAGAAGTTTATGATAGTGTCGCAAGGAGGATCATAGGTGATAGATTTGGTAAACCATCGATGAAGAAAACAGATTGGTTTATTGTGTATATTGTCTGGTTTATCATGTCAATAATTTTTAATTTTGTTTTTTTAAGTTACTTTAAGCCATTTGAAGAAACCATCCATCAAGTCATAAATTTAGATTTTTTTGTACCTACCACATATTTCCCACAAAATTGGGTAATTTATATGGTTCTTGGGACCGGGACAGCTATGTTTAACATGGTGTATTTTAGAGAAAACTTGTGTAGATTAGTCTGTCCCTATGGAAGATTCCAAGTGGCTCTACTTGACAAACATTCACCTATAGTAACATACGATATCAAAAGAGGGGAACCAAGAAAACAACCCGGACAGAAGGTCGGACAACATAAGGGTGATTGTATTGATTGTAAACTTTGTATTCTCGTTTGTCCAACCGGTATAGATATTAGAGAAGGATTACAAGTTGGATGTCTCCATTGTGGTTTATGTGTTGATGCATGTACGAATGTGATGGGAAGATTCAATAAGGAAACATTGATTTCCTATAAGACGATTGATCAAGTAGAAAATCCTAACAGTAAAGTAAAATACTTACGAACAAGAACAGTGGTTTATGGAACTATATTGATAGTCTTATTGACAGCATTCATATATCTATTAGCAACAAGGGTTCCAATTTACACATCAGCATTAAGGGATAAAGAAATATCAAATATCTACATTCCTGGGATTGGTTGGAGAAATGGTTATGAAATCCATATAGGAAATTTGTCTTTTGATCCACTAGATGTAGAAATTGATGTTGTGAGTGATTATAACTTTATAGTGTTGAGTGGTGCTAAAGAATTGCAAATCAAACCAGAGGGATACGAAAAAATTAGATATATCATAGAATATTCTGAGAATCAGAAAAAGCCCAATGTTTCGTCAGTTCCATTAACTTTTGTAATCAAAGATAAGAATCATCCAAAACACGTGAAAAAAGTAAAAACATATTTTACATTTCCTATAAACTAAAAAAATGGGGAAATTAATAGTCAATAGGAAAATGATGATGAAGCAACCTTTACACCCCTCTGTAAAAAGAATATTCTATTTGGTTTTTTTTATTTTCATTATTTTTTTTAGTGCTATTGGAATAACAATCTACATAGCTCAAAAGAATTACGAACCTATTATTGATGCAAGGTATTACGAGAAAGGATTAAATTACGTTGATAGAAACAAAGAATTTCAAAAGGCAAAAGAAAAAAAATGGGAAGCAAATGTTAACATTTGGGATAAGAACGTTATAAAGAGAGAATTTCCTCTGATAATCGAAATCAAAAACCAAGATAAAAAAGTTATCAATGACTTTTTTTCTGATAAAGAGAGAAAAGTAATAATATTAAAAATTTCTTTACCTGCTACCATAAAACAAACATTTAATGTGGAAATTTTAGAGAAAGACTTTATATTGGCAAATGATACGATAAGAACAGAAAAGGTAATAACAATACCAAAAGCAGGTTTTTGGGAATTTAGTTTAGAAATTAGACCAGAAAAAGATGCTGCAATTTATATGAATAAAAAATTTCAGGTGGAATAACATGGA is a window of Leptospiraceae bacterium DNA encoding:
- a CDS encoding c-type cytochrome → MFNEYRDDDYEVTDKTGWLPVWWMMILYGTVAFSIVYIIYMHGIAGWSQEQQYEEEVALYKKLHPEVVAQLNDDGSNPLRGDSKAIAEGEKIYQQYCAACHKPDLSGIVGPNLKDNQWLHAENGVMTDKIVYNLIMEGISENQIKQNPPKGPMPAHKNSLGSAKILQVMAFLAAQNPSLQPK
- a CDS encoding cbb3-type cytochrome c oxidase subunit II; amino-acid sequence: MAHHEHEEKNLQWYEKLSHKVEDKMVLLVWIFVFALIGGLVEIPPFFLMGEVKGPVNITPYNALELAGRNVYQEEGCFYCHTQMIRPFKWETDRWDRNREYGPEPYSKAYEYVYERPFLWGSKRTGPDLWHEYSLNNNPEWHKAHLINPQETSPGSVMPQYPHLFETPVNIEETVASMKALKALGVPYTDEEIQKAPEMLQGKTKGDALVAYLLKLGRDTIQK
- a CDS encoding acyltransferase, giving the protein MNITKTNLLRIISIIAVLIIHATHTAQKHYSEHLQIFSWDFFYVLINQIARFCVPVFVILSGYGLYARYGDSSISFSIKEFYKRRTIRIVLPFLFWTLVILLWQSKNGFHDFLSKLIYYLTITGIDYHFYFFIIIIQMYILFPLLRKVHSHWLLILLLVFQLSTYSPSYDIYRMLGFSYPIFPSTFFGSWLFYFYLGIYLRQNQDKIIKTIDFKKKIILIIFAIISFSWIIGEYIQKSESKIEFFHFDHFHRYSVLIYSVSVFLLFYSAQIDSWLHKYKAPIDLLASLSFGVYIFHTWILRILDVYIYEFVLIKTILLIVFSFSFMYIVMKLFDHLEKNMTSYFTSKTIDFFKSIMGL
- a CDS encoding LEA type 2 family protein; the protein is MKVYRLWILFLFLFFSSCLLIQKLFMPKEPEFKIRDVSLYDASLQKFVIKVDTDFINHYRFGLPETKLNFDVKINQQFLSKIESGKFKVAAKSSVNLPLFVEIRYQDLYKTIQTFLNQPKLTLSLDGGTMLHLNVPGLPKQIYVPFTIEKTIPSFVPKVELEDIELQIERVRMDGFPIGIPKMKLIAKLNIQNQGGSKFFLQANNIAFTLADQEIIKFQPIQTTFDTKQMIDLTMELPDPETITKFLKNPKSSYLLKGNLEFQFADVDISKFNIPIEFRGKVTQNL
- the ccoG gene encoding cytochrome c oxidase accessory protein CcoG, producing the protein MVIARPINGRHRKIKDKIKIVLFAIFFILPFIRIDGIPLILLDIPARKFYVFGFIIWPQEMYFLHIILLFLGFSLFFWTALAGRLWCGYACPQTLFTEVYDSVARRIIGDRFGKPSMKKTDWFIVYIVWFIMSIIFNFVFLSYFKPFEETIHQVINLDFFVPTTYFPQNWVIYMVLGTGTAMFNMVYFRENLCRLVCPYGRFQVALLDKHSPIVTYDIKRGEPRKQPGQKVGQHKGDCIDCKLCILVCPTGIDIREGLQVGCLHCGLCVDACTNVMGRFNKETLISYKTIDQVENPNSKVKYLRTRTVVYGTILIVLLTAFIYLLATRVPIYTSALRDKEISNIYIPGIGWRNGYEIHIGNLSFDPLDVEIDVVSDYNFIVLSGAKELQIKPEGYEKIRYIIEYSENQKKPNVSSVPLTFVIKDKNHPKHVKKVKTYFTFPIN
- a CDS encoding FixH family protein; this translates as MKQPLHPSVKRIFYLVFFIFIIFFSAIGITIYIAQKNYEPIIDARYYEKGLNYVDRNKEFQKAKEKKWEANVNIWDKNVIKREFPLIIEIKNQDKKVINDFFSDKERKVIILKISLPATIKQTFNVEILEKDFILANDTIRTEKVITIPKAGFWEFSLEIRPEKDAAIYMNKKFQVE
- the ccoN gene encoding cytochrome-c oxidase, cbb3-type subunit I, which translates into the protein MSTKPLDYDNQIVRWWVISGIVWGIAAMLVGVIIAFQMVYPNLNFPPYLTFGRLRPVHTNGIIFGFTLSIITASMYYAFPRLLKTEIFSKTLSRIHFWLYQLTIVLAVVTLLGGITQSKEYHELEWPIDLLIVVWWVIFAINIFGTIWKRQEKRLYVAIWFFSSMLIGVAMLYIVNGLVMPVSFWKSYSIYAGITDANIQWWYGHNAVAFVLTYPILGMMYFYLPKHTRLPIFSHRVSIVHFWGLIFVYMWAGPHHLLYSAVPNWLQTLGMLFSLMLIAPSWGGMLNGFMTLTQAKEKLRTDATLKFMLVAITFYGMSTFEGPMMSIRSVNVIAHNTDWVIGHVHSGGLGWVAGMCFAAIYYLVPRLWNTKLYSEKLAELHFWVATIGILLYIVSMWVSGVTEGLMWRAVDETGALMYPNWVEIVQQLAPYRLIRAIGGTLFLSGVLIMVYNVAMTIKNAGAGFEYVDLREGVKVA
- a CDS encoding cbb3-type cytochrome c oxidase subunit 3, with the protein product MENIDWVGIYKGLRLPILGVLFLVIVWYIFRPSKKKDFEDVKYTAIDDD